Part of the Subtercola frigoramans genome, CAGTGGGTCTGACTCCGTCATTCACCTGGGCTGACACCCGCGGTCGTGCGTCGCCCCGTCGCCCTGGCCGCGGTGACGACGATTCAACCGTGCTCGGTGCCCGCGCGGGAGCGGTCGAGGTAGCTGCGCGAACGGGCCACCTGGCCCTCGAGTGCGGTGATGGTGACCGCCATGTTCGTGACGGCCGCTGCGCGGTAGCCGTCGATGGCATCCATCGTGGCGAAGACGTTGTCGAAGGCGCGCTGGAGAGTCTCCACGTTCACGCCGGACGAAGCTGCCTGCTCGTGGATCATCACGGTCTGCTGCTTCAGCGCCTCGCTGGTTCGCTCGATCATCGAGTTGGTCGTGTCGTTCAGGGCCGTGACCTGGTCGAGAACCAGTCTCTGGTTCGCCAATGCCTGGGCGACGATGACAGCCGTGCGGAGAGCGGCGACGGTCGTGGTGCGCGCACGTTCGACTCCCTTGACCAGTTCGAGGTTGTTCTTTCGGATCATGTCGAGCGCGAGGTAGCCCTGAACCGAGACGGCGATCTGCGTGGTCAGGTCTTGCCAGCGTTGCCGGATGGGAAAGAGCGCGTCGGAGACGAGGGCATCAGCGAGTCGGGGGTCGGTGGGGCGAACCTCGGCGGCCCGTGCCGAGACGGCATCGTCGAGCGCGGCAGCCAGAGCTGCGTATTCACCGAGCTTGCCCATCGTCACCCAGAGGTTCGCACGTTCCTGTTCGATGGCCGCGTTGTCTTTCAGCAGTTCGTCCTGCCCTGAAACGAGAGCTTCGATGATGGCGTCGAGCTGTTTCTGGGCCGACTGGTACCGGGCGAAGTACTGGGTGAACTTGCTGCCGCCCGGCAGGCGGCTGAAGAGCCGCTTCGCGCCGGTGAGGTCGGCGCGCGCCGGGTCGAGCTGGGTGATGGTCGCCCGCAGATCGTTGAGGGTGAGGGCAACGGCGACTTGCGGGTCACCTGCCGGGCCCCTGCCGCGGGCGGCGGCGAGTGACGAGGCGGGTCGGGTGAGCATCCGGTTCGACGTCTCTGCGCTCTCGCGGATCTCGCGCTCGCCCATACGGATGATGTCACCCACCTTGGCCTCGAACTCAGGGCTCCCGGGGGTGAGTTCGGCGAGGCCGGCGACGAAGGACTGGGCCGTCTCACCGAGCTTCGTGCGACTGTCGGAGGCGAGCGGCACCATTCCGACGGCCTGTTCGGTCGTGACCTCGGCGACGGCGTCGGGCGGGGTGAGCACAACCGGAGTGGGCGGTTGGGGCTCTGGAGAGGCCGGGGGCGGGGTCAGATCGAGCTCAGACACGGTTCTCCCTTCGTGCGCGCGTCGCACGTGTGTTCCTCAGCGTAGAACGAACTTCTGCAGATTGACCGTAGGTACGCACCCGAATGAGCGCAGGGCGGGGGTTCTGGCCCTACGCCCGCCCTTCGTCAGGCCAGGTCGCCGAACTTGTAGGTGAGGAATCGGCCATTCACCAGCAGTACGTCGGCATCGCCGCGAAGGGCGGCGTCGTGCATCTGGGAGGCCGCCTGCTCGAGCATCGCCAGCTGGGAGGCCAGTGCGCTCTGCGGTGTGGCGCCGTCGGCGTAGACATGCGTTCGAGCCCAGTCAGCAGGCAGGGCGAGGTAGGCCTGCAGCGTTTCAGGCAGGTAGACCGTTGCCGTACGTTCGGCGTTCGTCTTCAGCTCGTACCCCGCGACCACTCGCGGCAGGGTGTCAAGGAGCAACTCGACGATACGATCGAGCGTCTGGGACGCCTCTGGCGGAACCAGCCCGCGCACTTTGAAGGGAAGGGTGCGCAGGTCGGGGAGCATGTTCTCTCGACTGACGCCGAGCGCCGGTCCCGAGACGGAGATACCGAGCAATCGCAGTGCATCTGCCGGCCCCGAGGACGCGTCTGTGGCGACCCCGGCGAGAACCGCCACCCGCCCTGCAAAGGCCTGCAGCCACTCGCCGAGAGTCTGGATGCGGCGTGAGACCACGACGCCGTGCACGACGCGGCGCGTCTCCGCGGTGTAGCTCGGCCCTGTGCGTGTGAGCTCCATGATGTACCCGCGAGTGGCGAGGCTGATCGACGTGATCGACCCGC contains:
- a CDS encoding toxic anion resistance protein gives rise to the protein MSELDLTPPPASPEPQPPTPVVLTPPDAVAEVTTEQAVGMVPLASDSRTKLGETAQSFVAGLAELTPGSPEFEAKVGDIIRMGEREIRESAETSNRMLTRPASSLAAARGRGPAGDPQVAVALTLNDLRATITQLDPARADLTGAKRLFSRLPGGSKFTQYFARYQSAQKQLDAIIEALVSGQDELLKDNAAIEQERANLWVTMGKLGEYAALAAALDDAVSARAAEVRPTDPRLADALVSDALFPIRQRWQDLTTQIAVSVQGYLALDMIRKNNLELVKGVERARTTTVAALRTAVIVAQALANQRLVLDQVTALNDTTNSMIERTSEALKQQTVMIHEQAASSGVNVETLQRAFDNVFATMDAIDGYRAAAVTNMAVTITALEGQVARSRSYLDRSRAGTEHG